The following proteins are co-located in the Macadamia integrifolia cultivar HAES 741 chromosome 3, SCU_Mint_v3, whole genome shotgun sequence genome:
- the LOC122072882 gene encoding cytochrome c oxidase subunit 6a, mitochondrial-like, with translation MVIPMMRSGLQASLRRGARTASSKRSFASSAQHDDAYEAEKWEKITYVGVAVCTILAIYNLSKRHPHYEEPPPYPYLHIRNKEFPWGDHSLFEKKHKDH, from the exons ATGGTGATACCGATGATGAGATCTGGACTTCAAGCATCCCTTCGGAGAGGCGCACGAACAGCTTCTTCCAAGAGGAGTTTCGCTTCCTCTGCTCAACACGATGATGCCT ATGAAGCGGAAAAATGGGAAAAGATAACTTATGTTGGCGTAGCAGTGTGCACAATTTTGGCTATTTACAACTTATCGAAGCGTCATCCACACTATGAAGAGCCTCCT CCATACCCATATTTGCACATCCGTAACAAGGAGTTTCCATGGG GTGATCATAGCCTTTTTGAGAAGAAACATAAAGACCATTGA